One Mycolicibacterium goodii genomic region harbors:
- a CDS encoding succinate dehydrogenase/fumarate reductase iron-sulfur subunit has product MASTTGTYEAHLRVWRGDGTGGELHDYTVEVNDGEVVLDIIHRLQATQTPDLAVRWNCKAGKCGSCSAEINGRPRLMCMTRMSTFGEDEIVTVTPLRTFPVMRDLVTDVSFNYEKARQIPSFTPPKDLQPGEYRMQQEDVNRSQEFRKCIECFLCQNVCHVVRDHEENKENFAGPRFHMRIAELDMHPLDTVDRKEMAQDEFGLGYCNITKCCTEVCPEHIKITDNALIPMKERVADRKYDPIVWLGNKLFRR; this is encoded by the coding sequence ATGGCTTCAACAACTGGGACCTACGAAGCGCACCTGAGGGTGTGGCGTGGCGACGGCACCGGCGGCGAACTGCACGACTACACCGTCGAGGTCAACGACGGTGAGGTGGTCCTCGACATCATCCACCGCCTGCAGGCCACCCAGACCCCGGATCTGGCGGTGCGCTGGAACTGCAAGGCGGGCAAATGTGGTTCGTGCTCGGCGGAGATCAACGGCAGGCCACGGTTGATGTGCATGACCCGCATGTCGACCTTCGGTGAGGACGAGATCGTCACGGTCACACCGTTGCGTACGTTCCCCGTGATGCGGGACCTGGTGACCGACGTGTCGTTCAACTACGAGAAGGCGCGCCAGATCCCGTCGTTCACGCCGCCGAAAGACCTGCAGCCCGGCGAGTACCGCATGCAACAGGAGGATGTGAACCGCAGCCAGGAGTTCCGCAAGTGCATCGAGTGCTTCCTGTGCCAGAACGTGTGCCATGTGGTGCGTGATCACGAGGAGAACAAGGAGAACTTCGCCGGCCCGCGGTTCCACATGCGCATCGCCGAGCTGGACATGCATCCTCTCGATACCGTCGATCGCAAGGAAATGGCGCAGGACGAGTTCGGCCTCGGCTACTGCAACATCACCAAGTGCTGTACCGAGGTGTGCCCTGAGCACATCAAGATCACCGACAACGCGCTGATCCCGATGAAAGAGCGTGTCGCCGACCGCAAGTACGACCCGATCGTGTGGCTGGGCAACAAGCTGTTCCGACGGTGA
- a CDS encoding GAP family protein — translation MWIPLLLMAVVISLEPFRIGMTVLMINRPRPALQLSTFLAGGFVMGIAVGVFVLFVLRPALGSAHFTLPRVQMAVGAVILVNAVLVATGLLSGNRREVEAPPGRMRRVLAPVADRTRSLLTGRSLWAAGVAGLGIALPSVDYLAALALIVASGAAASTQFGALMLFNVVAFALVEIPLLCYLVAPDRTRATLAAVYEWLKARGRHGFAALLAVAGCMLLGVGFAAL, via the coding sequence ATGTGGATCCCCCTCCTGCTGATGGCCGTTGTGATCAGCCTGGAGCCGTTCCGGATCGGCATGACGGTGCTGATGATCAACCGGCCCCGGCCGGCCCTGCAGTTGTCCACCTTTCTCGCGGGTGGTTTCGTGATGGGCATTGCGGTGGGTGTCTTCGTGCTGTTCGTGTTGCGACCCGCCCTCGGGTCCGCCCACTTCACGTTGCCCCGGGTGCAGATGGCCGTCGGGGCCGTCATTCTGGTCAACGCCGTCCTCGTGGCCACCGGACTGCTCAGCGGCAACCGGCGAGAGGTCGAGGCACCGCCGGGACGTATGCGCCGGGTCCTGGCGCCGGTCGCCGACCGGACGCGGAGTCTGCTCACCGGACGCTCGCTGTGGGCGGCGGGCGTGGCAGGCCTCGGCATCGCGCTGCCTTCGGTCGACTACCTGGCCGCGCTCGCTCTCATCGTCGCCTCCGGTGCCGCGGCGTCAACCCAGTTCGGCGCGCTGATGCTGTTCAACGTGGTGGCGTTCGCCCTCGTCGAGATCCCGCTCCTGTGCTATCTCGTGGCGCCCGACCGTACACGCGCGACGCTGGCGGCGGTGTACGAGTGGCTCAAGGCGCGCGGGCGTCACGGGTTCGCCGCGCTGCTGGCCGTGGCCGGTTGCATGCTGCTCGGCGTGGGGTTCGCCGCTCTCTGA
- a CDS encoding flavin reductase family protein, whose product MSATDLSPTSLREAFGHFPSGVIAIAAEVDGTRVGLAASTFVPVSLEPPLVAFCVQNSSTTWPKLKDLPSLGISVLGEAHDTAARTLAAKTGDRFAGLQTESRDSGAVFIHGTSVWLESSIEQSVPAGDHTIVVLRVSDIVVNDDVAPIVFHRSSFRKLGA is encoded by the coding sequence ATGAGCGCAACAGATCTGAGTCCGACGTCGCTACGCGAAGCGTTCGGGCATTTCCCGTCCGGTGTCATCGCGATCGCGGCGGAAGTGGACGGCACCCGGGTCGGGCTGGCTGCCAGCACGTTCGTCCCGGTGTCCCTGGAGCCGCCGCTGGTGGCGTTCTGTGTGCAGAACTCCTCGACCACGTGGCCCAAGCTCAAGGATCTGCCGTCGCTCGGCATCAGCGTCCTCGGCGAGGCGCACGACACGGCTGCGCGCACGCTGGCCGCCAAGACCGGTGACCGGTTCGCCGGCCTTCAGACCGAGTCACGTGACAGCGGCGCCGTGTTCATCCACGGCACGAGCGTGTGGTTGGAGAGCTCGATCGAGCAGTCGGTACCGGCGGGCGATCACACCATCGTCGTGCTGCGGGTCAGCGACATCGTGGTCAACGACGACGTCGCACCGATCGTGTTCCACCGCAGCAGCTTCCGCAAACTCGGTGCCTGA
- a CDS encoding fumarate reductase/succinate dehydrogenase flavoprotein subunit, translated as MSELERHSYDVVVIGAGGAGLRAVIEARERGLRVAVVTKSLFGKAHTVMAEGGCAAAMRNVNTKDSWQVHFGDTMRGGKFLNNWRMAELHAQEAPDRVWELETYGALFDRTKDGKISQRNFGGHTYPRLAHVGDRTGLEIIRTLQQKIVSLQQDDKRELGDYEARIRVFHECSITELIKDGDRIAGAFGYYRETGDFVLFEAPAVVLATGGIGKSFKVSSNSWEYTGDGHALALRAGSSLINMEFIQFHPTGMVWPLSVKGILVTEGVRGDGGVLKNSEGKRFMFDYIPSVFKGQYAETEEEADQWLKDNDSARRTPDLLPRDEVARAINAEVKAGRGSPHGGVYLDIASRMPAEEIKRRLPSMYHQFIELAEVDITKDAMEVGPTCHYVMGGIEVDPDTGAGSTPGLFAAGECSGGMHGSNRLGGNSLSDLLVFGRRAGLGAADYVRALSDRPKVPESAVEDATRLALAPFEAKAEPENPYTLHSELQQSMNDLVGIIRKEAEIQEALDKLQELKKRYANVTVVGGRVFNPGWHLAIDMRNMLLVSECVAKAALQRTESRGGHTRDDYPEMDAKWRNTLLVCRVSGGDPVVPDVSVTPEQQVPMRPDLLACFELSELEKYYTPEELAEHPERKG; from the coding sequence ATGAGTGAATTGGAGCGGCATTCCTACGACGTCGTCGTGATCGGTGCCGGCGGAGCGGGACTGCGTGCCGTGATCGAGGCACGCGAGCGCGGTCTGCGTGTCGCGGTGGTGACGAAATCGCTTTTCGGCAAGGCCCACACCGTGATGGCCGAAGGTGGTTGTGCGGCGGCGATGCGCAACGTCAACACCAAGGACTCATGGCAGGTGCACTTCGGTGACACCATGCGTGGTGGCAAGTTCCTCAACAACTGGCGGATGGCGGAACTGCACGCGCAGGAGGCGCCCGACCGGGTGTGGGAACTGGAGACCTACGGTGCGCTGTTCGACCGCACCAAGGACGGCAAGATCAGCCAGCGCAACTTCGGCGGGCACACCTATCCCCGGCTCGCGCACGTCGGCGACCGCACCGGCCTGGAGATCATCCGCACCCTGCAGCAGAAGATCGTGTCGCTGCAGCAGGACGACAAACGCGAACTCGGCGACTACGAGGCCCGGATCCGGGTGTTCCACGAGTGCTCGATCACCGAACTCATCAAGGACGGCGACCGCATCGCCGGAGCATTCGGCTACTACCGCGAGACCGGTGATTTCGTGTTGTTCGAGGCGCCCGCGGTGGTGCTCGCGACGGGAGGCATCGGCAAGTCGTTCAAGGTGTCATCGAACTCCTGGGAGTACACCGGCGACGGTCATGCGCTGGCGTTGCGCGCGGGCTCGAGCCTGATCAACATGGAGTTCATCCAATTCCACCCGACCGGCATGGTCTGGCCGCTGTCGGTGAAGGGCATCCTGGTCACCGAGGGCGTGCGCGGCGACGGCGGAGTCCTGAAGAACTCCGAGGGCAAGCGGTTCATGTTCGACTACATCCCCTCGGTGTTCAAAGGTCAGTACGCCGAAACCGAGGAAGAAGCCGATCAGTGGCTCAAGGACAACGACTCGGCCCGCCGCACCCCTGACCTGCTCCCCCGCGACGAGGTGGCCCGCGCCATCAACGCCGAGGTGAAGGCCGGCCGCGGTTCACCGCACGGAGGGGTGTACCTCGACATCGCATCCCGCATGCCTGCCGAGGAGATCAAGCGCAGGCTGCCGTCCATGTACCACCAGTTCATCGAGCTCGCCGAGGTCGACATCACCAAGGACGCCATGGAGGTCGGCCCGACGTGTCACTACGTCATGGGTGGCATCGAGGTGGATCCGGACACCGGCGCCGGCTCGACACCGGGCCTGTTCGCCGCGGGCGAGTGCTCGGGCGGTATGCACGGCTCGAACCGGTTGGGCGGCAATTCGCTGTCGGATCTGCTGGTGTTCGGCCGCCGCGCCGGTCTCGGCGCCGCCGACTACGTGCGCGCGTTGTCCGACCGGCCGAAGGTGCCCGAATCCGCGGTCGAGGACGCCACCCGGCTTGCCCTCGCGCCGTTCGAGGCGAAGGCCGAGCCCGAGAACCCCTACACCCTGCATTCTGAGTTGCAACAGTCGATGAACGACCTGGTGGGCATCATCCGCAAGGAGGCCGAGATCCAGGAGGCGCTCGACAAGCTCCAGGAACTCAAGAAGCGCTACGCCAACGTGACCGTGGTAGGCGGTCGGGTGTTCAATCCGGGCTGGCACCTGGCCATCGACATGCGCAACATGCTGCTGGTGAGCGAGTGCGTCGCGAAGGCCGCGTTGCAGCGTACCGAGAGCCGCGGTGGCCACACCCGCGACGACTATCCGGAAATGGACGCGAAGTGGCGCAACACGCTGCTGGTCTGCCGTGTATCCGGCGGTGATCCCGTCGTCCCCGACGTGTCGGTGACACCTGAGCAGCAGGTGCCGATGCGTCCCGATCTGCTGGCGTGCTTCGAGCTGTCGGAGCTCGAAAAGTACTACACCCCAGAAGAACTGGCCGAGCACCCGGAACGGAAGGGCTGA
- a CDS encoding isopenicillin N synthase family dioxygenase codes for MLAVADGLADDGGVTAVSTALPVVDLGDDAAVLADRLRRVAHEVGFFYLVGHGVPDDLVDRVLTAARRLFALPQADKDAIAMVNSPHFRGYTRLGGELTGGRVDWREQIDIGPERPPLDNPAEPYLRLQGPNQWPAALPDLPALIAEWDAALARVGRTLLSHWAVALGNPADVFDAAFADTPATLIKIVRYPAHAETSQGVGAHRDAGVLTLLLAQPGSRGLQVRDRDGQFVDVDPLPGAFIVNIGEMLEMSSGGYLRATEHRVLVGPDKQEADRISVPYFFNPRLDAAMPVLTLPDELAAQARGVTADPSNAPIYSVYGRNAWKSRVRAHPDVAAAHSYV; via the coding sequence ATGCTGGCCGTGGCGGACGGTCTGGCCGATGATGGCGGGGTGACTGCTGTGAGCACCGCATTGCCTGTCGTGGATCTCGGGGACGACGCCGCAGTGCTTGCGGATCGGCTCCGCCGGGTCGCCCACGAGGTCGGCTTCTTCTACCTGGTGGGCCACGGCGTTCCCGACGATCTGGTCGACCGCGTGCTCACCGCCGCGCGGCGGCTGTTCGCGTTGCCGCAGGCCGACAAGGACGCGATCGCCATGGTCAACAGCCCGCACTTCCGCGGGTACACGCGGCTCGGCGGCGAGCTGACCGGGGGCCGGGTGGACTGGCGCGAACAGATCGACATCGGACCCGAACGCCCACCGCTGGACAATCCGGCCGAGCCGTATCTGCGTCTGCAGGGCCCGAACCAGTGGCCCGCGGCACTGCCCGACCTGCCCGCGCTGATCGCCGAGTGGGACGCCGCACTTGCGCGGGTGGGACGTACGCTGCTAAGCCATTGGGCCGTGGCACTGGGCAATCCGGCCGACGTGTTCGACGCGGCGTTCGCCGACACCCCGGCCACCCTGATCAAGATCGTCCGCTATCCCGCGCACGCCGAGACGTCGCAGGGTGTCGGGGCCCATCGCGACGCCGGGGTGCTGACGCTGCTACTGGCCCAACCCGGCAGTCGTGGGTTGCAGGTGAGGGATCGGGACGGTCAGTTCGTCGACGTCGACCCTCTGCCCGGGGCGTTCATCGTGAACATCGGCGAGATGCTGGAGATGTCCAGCGGCGGCTACCTTCGAGCGACCGAACACCGGGTGCTGGTCGGCCCCGACAAGCAGGAGGCCGATCGCATCTCGGTGCCCTATTTCTTCAATCCGCGCCTCGATGCCGCCATGCCGGTCCTCACCTTGCCCGACGAACTGGCAGCGCAGGCCAGGGGCGTGACCGCCGATCCGTCCAACGCCCCGATCTACTCGGTGTACGGGCGGAATGCCTGGAAGAGCCGCGTGCGGGCCCACCCAGATGTGGCCGCCGCGCACAGTTACGTGTGA